A genome region from Portunus trituberculatus isolate SZX2019 chromosome 18, ASM1759143v1, whole genome shotgun sequence includes the following:
- the LOC123505392 gene encoding uncharacterized protein LOC123505392 — MPVKEAWGVKGEGKGLRIPSLFTIPYHQHDEDDDEAPDDLQGINKEKGIEEVVKFWSLVTTAHGLKHAWRQRGTWFGYFWLVLTVALIVSLNYAIVLHTIDFASREVKSQSSLDVSPSGLQLPSIVFCNRDYFSKTKLEELNITKRFASYLMAMTGLPVMLRPHVYKTEDGRAFLNESRHILQALLQERNETLIELMEYLSVKCEDFMLQCRFKNYTLGTEDCCRMSVPVTTMLGQCYVLYATPDIKQTLSGENKGLLFLLRDISDLRPEFDTSITDPLIIAKTGIQVTLISNITIPMWRVLGQGSIIRPGTVTAIRVFLTRIDRTRLKRIVDVDEPSCATMTYLSSTASNSTQRLRSTVNCNMMKAYRCISAFCSNCTFPCYRNFESEERGRKLCDVSTSLECYNNFNMVGKSDSKNPKLEAVRKKCSEIYQRKCLPVCLEDTFSYKTRVHDLLPKQLHKIRNIMNITDGNNVSVVSVYYPSFQHARLIVSRTTILDYLRQNTT, encoded by the exons ATGCCCGTGAAGGAGGCCtggggggtgaagggagaggggaagggccTGCGTATACCTTCTTTATTCACCATCCCGTACCACCAGCATGATGAGGACGATGATGAGGCGCCTGATGACCTACAG GGCATCAACAAGGAAAAGGGCATAGAAGAGGTGGTCAAGTTCTGGAGCCTCGTCACCACAGCTCACGGTCTGAAGCACGCATGGCGGCAGCGAGGCACATGGTTTGGGTACTTCTGGCTCGTCTTGACCGTTGCCCTCATCGTCTCCCTCAATTATGCCATCGTTCTTCATACCATTGATTTCGCCTCTCGAGAAGTAAAATCGCAG TCGTCTCTTGATGTCAGCCCGAGTGGCCTTCAGCTGCCTTCCATCGTGTTCTGCAACAGAGACTATTTCTCCAAGACTAAATTGGAAG AACTGAACATCACGAAAAGGTTCGCGAGTTACCTGATGGCCATGACGGGCTTACCTGTGATGCTGCGCCCTCATGTGTACAAGACGGAGGATGGACGCGCCTTCCTCAACGAGTCACGCCATATCCTTCAAGCTCTCCTGCAGGAGAGGAACGAAACACTTATTGAGTTGATGGAATATTTGTCAgtcaa GTGTGAGGACTTTATGCTGCAGTGTCGCTTCAAAAACTACACGCTAGGCACGGAAGATTGCTGCAGGATGTCCGTGCCAGTAACTACCATGCTGGGCCAATGCTACGTCCTGTATGCTACCCCTGATATCAAGCAGACCCTTAGTGGCGAAAACAAaggccttctcttccttctgcggGATATAAGCGACCTGAGACCTG AATTCGACACCTCCATCACGGATCCTTTAATAATTGCCAAGACGGGGATACAAGTCACTCTGATCAGCAACATCACGATTCCCATGTGGCGGGTGCTGGGCCAAGGCTCTATCATCAGGCCTGGCACCGTCACCGCCATCAGAGTGTTTCTAaccagg ATAGACAGAACGAGACTCAAAAGAATAGTGGACGTGGATGAGCCGTCGTGTGCCACTATGACTTATCTCAGTAGCACCGCCAGCAACTCTACCCAGCGCCTGCGGTCCACCGTCAACTGCAACATGATGAAAGCTTACCGCTGCATCTCCGCCTTCTGCTCCAACTGCACTTTCCCATGCTACAGAAACTTCGAGAGCG AAGAACGTGGAAGGAAGCTGTGTGATGTATCGACCAGTCTTGAGTGCTACAACAATTTCAACATGGTGGGCAAGAGTGACTCAAAGAATCCCAAGCTGGAGGCGGTGAGGAAGAAGTGCAGTGAAATAT ATCAGAGGAAATGCCTGCCGGTGTGTTTGGAGGACACCTTCTCCTATAAGACGCGAGTGCACGACCTGCTTCCCAAACAGCTGCACAAGATCAGGAACATCATGAATATTACTGATGG GAACAACGTGTCGGTGGTTTCAGTGTACTACCCTTCCTTCCAGCACGCGCGTCTGATTGTGTCCAGGACTACCATTCTCGACTACCTTA GGCAGAACACCACCTGA